One Companilactobacillus farciminis KCTC 3681 = DSM 20184 genomic window, TCACTAAGGATTTCCACAAAGAAATAATTATCGGAATATCGCCATGATATTCCAATAGGAATATTTATTATTCTTTGATTAATAGCCTGTTTAATTGATATAAATTTAAAAATGGAATAAAATACTCGAGTACAAGAGAATTTTAGGATAGGAGGGAAAATGCCTACGAAGTATAGTTTTTTTGTTCAACCACAAGTCAACAAGAGCACAGATACTCTTTTTGGATATGAAGTCCTTTTACGTAAAGAAGATAACGGCAATTGGCATTTACCAGAAGATTTCACAGAACTTTCAATTGAAAAGCAAGTAGGTTTAGTTGAAGAAACGGCTCATATATTAGCCAAGCAAAAAAATAAGCACAGATCCTTATCATTTAATTTGAACAAGGAACAAGCCAACGATCCACTTACACTGGGAGCCATTATTGCTTTAAAGAAGCGAATTGACCCAGTCTCTTTAACGATTGAATTTACTGATGCTATGCCATTAGCCAAAGTAAAAGAATACAGCTTGATATTGCATCAATACGACATTGCCCTAGTGATTGACGACGTCGGGACAGGTTCTAATACTTTTGATAATATCAAACATTCATTGCCATACGTGGATCGAATCAAGTTTGCGATGCAAAATCTTCGCATGAGTGGTAATGCTGACAAAATTCCTGAATACCTATCCTTTTGGGTTCATCAAGCTAAAAAGTACTGTTTAGATATGGTACTAGAAGGCGTAGAAGACTCCAAAGACCAAATTCTCGCTCAAAAATACGGCATCAATATTCAACAAGGTTACCTTTATGGCAAACCTTCAATGCCTTAAAAAAAGACCAATTAGCTTATAAAAAGTTAATCGGTCTTTTATTTTAGGCTAAAGAATCCCAAGCTGGCAATTCAATAGGATCTTGATTGTATTCAGATAATTCAGCAGCAGTTAAATATTTTTTATTGATAATTACTTCGTAGACGTAATCTTCAAACCACTTCTTGTCCATCATGTAGTAGCCATTTTCACCGTTGTCGCTGCCCCAAGAATTTTCGACTTTGTAGCGATTAGCTTGTCCATTAACTAAGTTGACCCCAGTAATAGTCATCGCATGTGAGACTTGAGCTTGCTTATAATCTAAACGAAGTCCCTTTTCAATCTCAGAGTCAATATTGAACAATTTATCGTATTGATACAAATTACCTAATAAGTAACCTTTTTTACGATCAGATTCTTCCAAAACATCATTTCCAAACCAAACTGGATCATTGCCTTTTAATTGTTCAACCGTTAACTCTTCTAGGCGTTCAATTGGCAAATTCAAAAATTTATCGATTCGACCCCCCACAACGTTGCCAGATTCAGCAATCGTATAAGTTTGATGATATTTCTTACTCTTTTGTGGTGAGTTTTCAACGATAACATAGTCATCTAGATTCATCGTAAAGTAACGTTTTAGGAAATCTTTTGGTGTGATGCTTGTTTCTTCAATCAATTTATCATTATCGGTATGAAGCGACAATTCAAATTCCTTTGGTGGCATCCCAAATGAGTAAACGCAGACTTTATAAACTTCAGAAAGCATTTCTTCAACACGTTGATCAATTTTACTTTGGTCTGTCTTATCCTGAACCATTTGACGCAATTCGATACCATTCTTACGCAACATCTTATTCAAAACGGCATTAAATTCAGTTGTATTGTCGGAAGCTTGAGTTTCTGGCATTACATAATTAGGAACCACTCCGTATTTTTGAATCAAATTAGCAGCATAAACCCAGTAACCACCATCGCCACTAGGAGAACTGAATAACGTGTTAACTTTTCGATCATCAACAGGCAAATCAGCCGTTTCCAAAATATTTTGATAGAAATAGTTAGCCTTTTCTAGACGATCATAAAATGAAAGATAGTTTTGTGATAATTCAAAATCTTTCAGATTATTCTTTTGAGCAAATTCTGTTCGTAAAGTATTCAAAGCTGCGAATAGCCAACAACGTCCAGAATGCTTTTGATTAGATACCTTGCCTGTATCAACCGTAACGTTAAAAGATGGATTTAATAACGTCTTAGCATTAGGATTTTCACTAGCTTGATAAATCCCTACTTGCGCTACAGCGTTTTTAAGCACATTATTAGTTGCATCTTGATTTAAGTTCTCAGTAAAATCTGCTAAAATCTTTTTATTGATTTCTTTTGTCAATTCAATCACCTCATTTATTAATATTACAATATTCATACTATTTGGAGATAAATTATGTCTGAACCTATTAAAATTGCTTATTTATACGAAGATTTAATGAACACCTATGGAGACAGCGGTGACGTTAAGATTCTCAGCTTTCTTCTTAAAGAAAAAGGCTACGACACTCAAGTTGATAATATCAGCCTCGGTATGAAATTTAATGCCTTTGACTACGATTTTCTTTTCTTCGGTGGTGGCCAAGATTTTGAACAATCCGTCGTTTCAACTGACCTAAAGAGACATCGCGAAACTATCAAAGAATACATTGATGACGACAATCCCATGCTTTGCATCTGTGGTGGCTATCAATTCCTAGGTAAATATTACGAAACTAGCAGCGGCGAAACTATCCCTTGCCTTGATATTCTACCTTTCCACACTGTCTTTAAAGCTGATAGTCGTATGATCGGCGATACTGAATATAAGACTGAATGGGGTACTGTTAGAGCTTTCGAGAACCATAGCGGTCGAACTTATTTTGACGATAAGAGCAAGTTAA contains:
- a CDS encoding type 1 glutamine amidotransferase is translated as MSEPIKIAYLYEDLMNTYGDSGDVKILSFLLKEKGYDTQVDNISLGMKFNAFDYDFLFFGGGQDFEQSVVSTDLKRHRETIKEYIDDDNPMLCICGGYQFLGKYYETSSGETIPCLDILPFHTVFKADSRMIGDTEYKTEWGTVRAFENHSGRTYFDDKSKLKPFGQMVEGYGNNPDDKQEGMRYKSVIGSYSHGPILKNENVARAIADKIIAAHKKRLAETSK
- a CDS encoding aminopeptidase C is translated as MNIVILINEVIELTKEINKKILADFTENLNQDATNNVLKNAVAQVGIYQASENPNAKTLLNPSFNVTVDTGKVSNQKHSGRCWLFAALNTLRTEFAQKNNLKDFELSQNYLSFYDRLEKANYFYQNILETADLPVDDRKVNTLFSSPSGDGGYWVYAANLIQKYGVVPNYVMPETQASDNTTEFNAVLNKMLRKNGIELRQMVQDKTDQSKIDQRVEEMLSEVYKVCVYSFGMPPKEFELSLHTDNDKLIEETSITPKDFLKRYFTMNLDDYVIVENSPQKSKKYHQTYTIAESGNVVGGRIDKFLNLPIERLEELTVEQLKGNDPVWFGNDVLEESDRKKGYLLGNLYQYDKLFNIDSEIEKGLRLDYKQAQVSHAMTITGVNLVNGQANRYKVENSWGSDNGENGYYMMDKKWFEDYVYEVIINKKYLTAAELSEYNQDPIELPAWDSLA
- a CDS encoding EAL domain-containing protein, with the protein product MPTKYSFFVQPQVNKSTDTLFGYEVLLRKEDNGNWHLPEDFTELSIEKQVGLVEETAHILAKQKNKHRSLSFNLNKEQANDPLTLGAIIALKKRIDPVSLTIEFTDAMPLAKVKEYSLILHQYDIALVIDDVGTGSNTFDNIKHSLPYVDRIKFAMQNLRMSGNADKIPEYLSFWVHQAKKYCLDMVLEGVEDSKDQILAQKYGINIQQGYLYGKPSMP